The following DNA comes from Denticeps clupeoides chromosome 14, fDenClu1.1, whole genome shotgun sequence.
TCTTCCCTGAAGATTCGGCAAACCAGCCCAACCTCAAGCTGTTGGCCATGGCCAAGATGtggaagaagcagcagcagcaagaggaTGAAGTGGAAGAAAATGAGCAGCAGTCGCCACAggcggaggacgaggacgagtcAGTAGAAGGTTCCTTAGCGGCAGAAAAGGAGAGTGGAGAATCCATGGATGAGAAGAAGGTTCCAGAGAGCACATATGATGACAGAGCTGATGATaaggaaggtggtggtggtggtggtggtagtagtagcagcagcagcagcagcagcagcaagagtgaaagtgaagatgaACAACCCAGTAAAAAGGATAAATGTGGTGATTCTGACAAAGAGTAAATGTCCAATCTTGCTTTTTCCGTTTCAGCACCAAATGAACTGCTTGGGGTACCACACCTCCTGGGAAGTTAATTTctattctgtctttttctcaattttttttttttttattaaacgaGTAATAAAACCCTGAGGCGTTGTCTGTTTCTGCATTCTTATAAAAGAAAAGGGTTGATGCTTTATTTCAAGATTTGatcttaaatattaatatttacagaAGCAGCGACTCTCTGCCAAACACATATTATATTCACTTCATATAAGGCAAAGGGAACTACTTGGAAGACAGAGAGCCGCGCTCCAGGGTTATTCTATATCTTCTGGTCGGACAGGATGTGGCAGTGGTATGATCGACTTCTTTTCTGTGTCCCTCGACAAGGCCTTCCTCATATCTGCAGAAAGAGGAGCATCGTGTCACTATTACACGACGGTCAAGAATAACTAAATCATGTTAAATATACATCACAAAACTTGCTTCAGGTTATGACAACATAGCCACTTTGctattacataataataatagaatctGGGagagttgtggcctagcgggtaaaggaagcagacccatatcccaaaggtgccactgagcccacactgctcaccaacggtgaggTGGTATTTAATGATTGTAAGGAAACCTTTAAAGTGAACTTCCGGAGAACACACATCTATATATTCCAACAGGTTCTgaattgaaaaaataataattcacctACCATAAGCATCTTCGTCTGGTTCCCCATTACTAGCAGAGTAATATTCTATCACAGTCCTGTACACGCTGTAGCCAAGCTGTTTGTACATGTTCACCGCCACTTGATTTGAGACGCGAACAAACAGGTCGACGAAGAAGGCGTCCTTCCTGTCAAGGGCAGAGAAAAAGACTGCAAATGGTCCGAAGTACCTCGTCTATGGAAGCCTCGGTTGCCTCAGCGGTACCAGCGCAGTCCAGTGCACATCGAGCTTTTGACTTGGATTAGTAGTTGTGCATTGGGTAGgttttattagtattttagGACCTTTTCAGTCAGCTACCAGTTTCTGTCATCATCAAGTGCCCACTTGGGGTTCTTCAGTGGTCTATTTTGGGAGAGTTTCACTCTTAATTCTTAACCATCATTAATCACCCTTACACCATACACTGTTTCATTATGAGaacaatgactttttttatcctttatttGTACCGCTCCTTGTGCTAATTGAGTAACATGAATAAATCCGATCTGACCAGTTTTTATAAGTTCTGCGTGGTTCACACACCTCTCTGAAATCtcctccagcatctccatgaGTTTGGCTGCCAGGCCCAGCCTCCTAAACTCGGGAGCCACAGAGAGAGCGGTGACGTGGCCGTGCCACTCTTCCTTCGGCACCAACCCTTCAGCCTTTCCCATGACTGCAAACAACAACGGCAGGAAGAATATACAGGGGAGCAAAAATGCCACTCTCACTTACGATGATGCCAATTGCGTGGGCAAAGGGGTCAAGGACATTTCCGCCTTCAAGCGAATGGCTGGAAGATTTATTGTTTCCTGCAGCGGGTGCTTTAAAACAAGCCTCCACAGTGCAGGAGTGTCTGTGATTGATtgaagtgagtgaagtgatagtcattgtgatacacagcacagcacacggtggcacaacgaaatgtgtcccctgcttttaaccagtgggcagccatgacaggcgcccggggagcagtgtgtggggacggtgctttgctcagtggcaccttggcggatcgggattcaaaccgggaaATGAGGCAGTGGACTGCCAGTGGACTGTGCTGTGCTCTGAGTGTGCTGTTTGGCAACAGTGTCGGAATAGTGAAACTCTTACTGTAACCCATCAGCTCTCCGCCCGGCGCCTCCGCCACGATGAAGTACTCGGGCCAGTGAGCCAGGTACTGCAGGTAAAAGGGAATCCCATACTGCGAGGGTCAGAGGTTAAAGAAGCTGGTAGtaaagagggtggtagtagccactcgcctatgaaccagaagaaccaggttcaaatcccacttactaccattgtgtccctaagcaagacacttaaccctgagtgtctccagggggggactgtccctgtaactacttactgtaagtctctctggataagggcgtctggtaaatggtatAAATGTAAGCTCGCCAAGTGTAAACAGTGAAGGATACGGTTTCCGTCAGGGGGTCCAGGTTGCTTAAAAAGAAAATCAGAGAGAGACACTGATATGGTTGTCCTTGCAATAAGAATGTTACATGGCAGGGCTATTAATTCATAGAGAAGTCACCACGCCAGGAAAACAATTACACGCCATACACGGACATGTCTGCATGTCTGGATATCGTAGCATCGCGACAAAAACGGACCTGGTACGCTGGCAGAGTTCATTAGCATGCTGGCTAGTACTCGCGCCGCACAGCCAGGCGGCAAAAAGGAAAATTAAACACAAGGATCAGCAGATGAAGAAGGACTCGAGCTTACATGTTGTTAAATTTGAAAAGGTCATCGCAGGTGAAGGCCCGTAATGTTGTCATTGTGACGCTGGCGTGTCGCTGCGGCTCTGGCTGCCGTGACCTCTGAACTTTGCACTCTATGAAAGAGAGACCGGTTCTGGAACGTTGCGCCATCTAGCGTGGGAAAGTATACGAGtgttctttattattatcattattgttatttagaataaaacacattgaagtgCACATCTCTTAAAACTATTTCATAATGGTTTCGTTATTATTATGAGTGTAATGAATAgtgtaataaattatataatatattattccATATATTACTCCTCTACCTCGAAAAGTTTCCATGTCAGAAACCTTGCACATTAGTGACGAACACTGTGTCTCGCAACAGA
Coding sequences within:
- the naa20 gene encoding N-alpha-acetyltransferase 20 — translated: MTTLRAFTCDDLFKFNNINLDPLTETYGIPFYLQYLAHWPEYFIVAEAPGGELMGYIMGKAEGLVPKEEWHGHVTALSVAPEFRRLGLAAKLMEMLEEISERKDAFFVDLFVRVSNQVAVNMYKQLGYSVYRTVIEYYSASNGEPDEDAYDMRKALSRDTEKKSIIPLPHPVRPEDIE